The Candidatus Eisenbacteria bacterium genome has a segment encoding these proteins:
- a CDS encoding CHRD domain-containing protein: MLRVLTLSLMWLLVTSVAAFAANDNFNASPLSGGEEVPARDTNARGNATFKLSDDGTSIEYRLIVSTIENVVASHIHLGPAGANGPVVAFLFGSVPAGGGTSNGVLAEGTITAANLVGPLAGQPFSALIDAMRAGNTYVNVHTNDGVAPTDTGPGDFPGGEIRGQIRP; this comes from the coding sequence ATGCTCCGAGTTCTGACGCTCAGCCTCATGTGGCTTCTGGTCACGTCCGTGGCCGCCTTCGCCGCGAACGACAACTTCAACGCGTCTCCCTTGAGCGGGGGCGAGGAAGTGCCCGCGCGTGACACGAACGCGCGCGGCAACGCGACCTTCAAATTGAGTGACGACGGCACGTCCATCGAGTACAGGCTCATCGTGTCGACCATCGAAAACGTGGTCGCTTCCCACATCCACCTGGGCCCGGCCGGGGCGAACGGCCCCGTCGTGGCGTTCCTGTTCGGAAGCGTTCCTGCGGGCGGCGGAACATCGAACGGCGTCCTTGCGGAAGGCACGATCACCGCGGCGAACCTGGTCGGACCCCTCGCGGGTCAGCCCTTCTCGGCGCTGATCGATGCGATGCGGGCGGGCAACACCTACGTCAACGTGCACACGAACGACGGTGTGGCTCCGACCGACACGGGCCCGGGCGATTTCCCGGGAGGCGAGATCCGCGGGCAGATTCGTCCGTAG
- a CDS encoding outer membrane beta-barrel protein, whose protein sequence is MSRSARFGVWLVVFTAALVVLVPSSEAGPGYVNFVLGQKLFDSEDWDPIDKQPVFGVEAAFGPSTWPVHIMTFLQRSSKSKDQTVDVGGTPVAVTMEADTWEFGAGVNKTWMAGKLYPYVGAGLDYAKVDVTFKEGGTSASDDGNGFGFWGGAGAFYRIGTRFNLGGTMRYSTANADFNAFDTGAVEFGGADIDAGGLTFGFLVGWGWPATP, encoded by the coding sequence ATGTCGAGATCGGCACGCTTCGGTGTGTGGCTCGTGGTCTTCACGGCGGCTCTGGTCGTTCTCGTCCCCTCTTCCGAGGCGGGACCCGGGTACGTCAATTTCGTGCTGGGCCAGAAGCTCTTCGACTCCGAGGACTGGGACCCGATCGACAAGCAGCCCGTGTTCGGGGTCGAAGCGGCGTTCGGACCTTCGACCTGGCCGGTCCACATCATGACGTTCCTCCAGCGCTCGTCGAAGTCCAAGGACCAGACGGTGGACGTCGGAGGAACTCCGGTGGCCGTCACGATGGAGGCGGACACCTGGGAGTTCGGGGCCGGGGTCAACAAGACCTGGATGGCGGGGAAGCTCTACCCCTACGTCGGCGCCGGACTGGACTACGCCAAGGTCGATGTGACCTTCAAGGAAGGTGGCACTTCCGCGAGCGACGACGGCAACGGGTTCGGTTTCTGGGGAGGTGCGGGGGCGTTCTATCGGATCGGCACGCGATTCAATCTCGGCGGCACGATGCGATACAGCACGGCGAACGCGGACTTCAACGCGTTCGATACGGGGGCGGTGGAGTTCGGGGGGGCCGACATCGATGCCGGCGGGCTCACGTTTGGATTCCTCGTCGGATGGGGGTGGCCGGCAACTCCATAG
- a CDS encoding EVE domain-containing protein, producing the protein MAAFLFKTEPSTYSFEDLVRDKKTVWDGVSNALALKHLRSVQKGDTIAIYHTGDEKQVVGLAIADSDPFPDPKVSDPKRVVVRLRAGKPFPFPVPLSTFRTDATLKDSDLVRLPRLSVIPLSAAQEKRLLERSGLAAK; encoded by the coding sequence GTGGCCGCCTTTCTCTTCAAGACCGAGCCCTCGACCTACTCGTTCGAGGACCTCGTGCGGGACAAGAAGACGGTGTGGGACGGCGTCTCGAATGCGCTCGCCCTGAAGCACCTCCGGTCGGTCCAGAAGGGGGACACGATCGCGATCTATCACACCGGTGACGAGAAGCAGGTCGTGGGGCTCGCGATCGCCGACTCCGATCCGTTTCCGGATCCCAAGGTGTCCGACCCGAAACGCGTCGTGGTGCGGCTTCGAGCGGGGAAGCCCTTTCCCTTTCCCGTTCCCCTGTCCACGTTCCGCACGGACGCCACGCTGAAGGACTCGGATCTCGTCCGGCTCCCCCGGCTCTCCGTGATTCCGTTGAGCGCCGCGCAGGAGAAGCGACTCCTCGAGCGATCCGGCCTCGCCGCGAAGTAA
- a CDS encoding T9SS type A sorting domain-containing protein, producing the protein MRNLLLALTAAAALLLTPGRLRAQSPDPNLVATDGQVLALTASNGILYLGGTFTRVGPASGHGVPLDPSTGVPSAPFATFAGGSVYAAASDGVGGWYIGGSFTFAGGMPRRGLAHVLADGSVAPWDPSPDGTVFTIALAPGVVYVGGLFDAVGGQSRSNIAAIHPVSGAATSWNPAANAAVHAILVSGSRVYAGGVFTSIGGASREFLVSLDPVTGSAGSWNPTPNSGVLALTSDATALYEAGFFTTMGGQSRQRVAAHSLSTGALLPWDPDANFTVFALAAGNGVVYAGGDFTQIGGAQRSRVAALDAAAGNATAWNPGSDETVRALAVRGSSVYAGGVFTLVGNQPRSRLAAIDAASGSVSPWNPQASSAVRALTPAADEVLAGGDFTIVGGVARNRLAAIDLATGATTAWNPGTNGAVLTLATSGSLVYAGGLFTEVGGQTRNRAAALHAVSGAVQGWDPNANGSVHSLRLNGSSLLAAGTFTNIGGASRNRIASLSAATGSADAWNPNANGHVYALRLEGNTVLAGGAFTSIGGQPRGRIAVLDASSGAATSWNADADGPVYVVERHQGAVLAGGEFTSVDGLARTYLAAMDATTGGVTGWNPSPDGPVYALGTMGTSVIAGGGFQAIGAQQARRGLAALTWANATALPWKCDANDIVYAFLPAAQQVLVGGAFTSLGTSPHSGLARIADPTVVAVEPASQLPSATLRLLAEPNPAHGSVSLRYSLRHAGRVTLRVYDASGRLVRDVMGSRVRGTGEHRAHLDTRGLPGGVYFAVLRAGGAVSSTKLVVTR; encoded by the coding sequence ATGCGGAATCTGCTCCTCGCCCTGACAGCGGCAGCGGCCCTGCTCCTCACTCCCGGGCGGCTCCGCGCCCAGTCGCCGGACCCGAACCTCGTCGCGACCGACGGCCAGGTCCTCGCGCTCACGGCCTCGAACGGAATCCTTTATCTGGGAGGGACGTTCACTCGCGTGGGTCCCGCGAGCGGTCACGGAGTGCCACTCGACCCCTCGACCGGCGTACCCTCCGCCCCGTTCGCCACGTTCGCCGGCGGGAGTGTGTACGCCGCCGCATCCGACGGGGTTGGAGGCTGGTACATCGGCGGGAGCTTCACGTTCGCCGGTGGAATGCCGAGGCGCGGACTGGCTCACGTGCTCGCAGACGGGAGCGTGGCGCCCTGGGACCCATCGCCCGACGGCACCGTGTTCACGATCGCGCTCGCCCCCGGGGTCGTGTACGTGGGGGGCCTCTTCGATGCGGTCGGAGGACAGTCGAGGAGCAACATCGCCGCGATCCATCCCGTGAGCGGCGCGGCGACCTCGTGGAATCCGGCGGCGAACGCGGCCGTGCACGCGATCCTCGTCTCGGGGAGTCGGGTCTACGCCGGCGGCGTGTTCACCTCGATCGGCGGCGCGAGCCGCGAGTTCCTCGTGTCGCTCGACCCCGTCACCGGTAGCGCGGGTTCCTGGAATCCGACCCCCAACAGCGGCGTGCTCGCGCTCACCTCCGATGCGACCGCGCTCTACGAAGCGGGATTCTTCACGACCATGGGCGGCCAGTCTCGCCAGCGCGTCGCCGCCCACAGTCTGTCGACGGGAGCCCTGTTGCCGTGGGATCCCGACGCCAATTTCACGGTCTTCGCGCTCGCCGCGGGGAATGGCGTCGTGTATGCCGGCGGGGACTTCACCCAGATCGGGGGAGCGCAGCGGAGCCGCGTGGCCGCGCTGGACGCCGCTGCCGGGAACGCCACGGCGTGGAATCCCGGATCGGACGAGACGGTGCGCGCGCTGGCGGTGCGCGGGTCCTCGGTGTACGCGGGGGGCGTGTTCACCCTCGTGGGAAACCAGCCCCGGAGCCGGCTCGCGGCCATCGACGCGGCCTCCGGGTCGGTCAGCCCGTGGAACCCCCAGGCTTCGAGCGCCGTCCGAGCGCTGACGCCCGCTGCCGATGAGGTTCTCGCGGGAGGCGACTTCACGATCGTCGGCGGCGTGGCGCGGAACCGTCTCGCCGCGATCGACCTGGCGACCGGCGCGACGACCGCGTGGAATCCCGGGACGAACGGGGCGGTGCTCACGCTCGCGACCTCGGGATCCCTGGTCTACGCCGGCGGACTCTTCACGGAGGTCGGCGGTCAGACTCGCAACCGAGCCGCGGCCCTTCATGCGGTGAGTGGCGCCGTGCAGGGATGGGATCCGAACGCGAACGGGAGCGTCCACTCGTTACGTCTGAACGGATCGAGCCTCCTCGCCGCGGGCACCTTCACGAACATCGGAGGCGCCAGCCGGAACCGGATCGCCTCCCTGAGCGCGGCCACCGGCTCCGCGGATGCATGGAACCCCAACGCGAACGGCCACGTGTACGCGCTTCGCCTCGAAGGGAACACGGTGCTGGCGGGCGGAGCGTTCACCTCGATCGGCGGACAGCCCCGTGGGCGGATCGCGGTCCTGGACGCGTCCTCGGGCGCCGCCACCTCGTGGAACGCCGACGCCGACGGTCCCGTGTACGTCGTGGAGCGGCATCAGGGAGCCGTCCTGGCGGGCGGCGAGTTCACCTCGGTGGATGGGCTGGCTCGGACCTATCTCGCCGCCATGGACGCGACGACGGGCGGCGTCACGGGCTGGAACCCATCCCCGGACGGGCCGGTGTATGCGCTCGGGACGATGGGGACCTCGGTGATCGCGGGAGGGGGATTCCAGGCGATCGGAGCTCAGCAGGCGCGCCGTGGCCTCGCGGCCCTCACCTGGGCGAACGCCACCGCGCTTCCCTGGAAGTGCGACGCGAACGACATCGTGTACGCGTTCCTGCCCGCCGCGCAGCAGGTGCTCGTCGGGGGAGCCTTCACGTCTCTCGGCACGTCTCCACACAGCGGGCTCGCTCGGATCGCCGACCCGACCGTGGTCGCCGTGGAGCCGGCTTCGCAGCTACCTTCCGCGACGCTCCGGCTCCTCGCCGAGCCCAATCCGGCGCACGGCTCCGTGTCCCTTCGGTACTCGCTGCGGCACGCGGGTCGCGTGACGCTTCGGGTCTATGATGCCTCGGGGAGGCTCGTACGCGATGTGATGGGGAGTCGCGTCCGGGGAACGGGTGAGCATCGCGCGCACCTGGACACGCGCGGCCTGCCGGGTGGGGTCTACTTCGCCGTGCTTCGCGCCGGCGGCGCCGTCTCCTCGACCAAGCTCGTCGTCACGCGCTGA